The sequence ACCAGCTTCAAGAACATCTGCTCCTGTAACAAGGAGCAAAGCAAAGGCTAAAGCCAAAAGCAGTTCAGAGTCAGACTCCTCATCTGAGGATGAAGAACCTGCAAAAACCAAGGCACCTGCAAGTAAACCTTCCACCCCTGTCGCAAAGGCGGCAACTCCTGCAAAGGCAGCAAAAGCAGCAAAGGCAGCCACCCCGGCAAAGGCAGCAACCCCAGCAAAGGCTAAAGCACAAAGCAGTTCAGAGTCCGGCTCCTCATCTGAGGATGAAGAACCTGCAAAAACCAAGGCACCTGCAAGGAAACCTTCCACCCCTGTTGCAAAGGCGGCAACTCCTGCAAAGGCAGCAAAAGCAGCAAAGGCAGCCACCCCGGCAAAGGCAGCCACCCCGGCAAAGGCAGCCACCCCGGCAAAGGCAGCCACCCCGGCAAAGGCAGCCACCCCGGCAAAGGCAGCCACCCCGGCAAAGGCTAAAGCACAAAGCAGTTCAGAGTCCGGCTCCTCATCTGAGGAAGAAGAACCTGCAAAAACCAAGGTGACCGCAAAACCAGCCTCAAAAACTTCTACTCCTGTAACAAGGAGCAAAGCAAAGGCTAAAGCAAAAAGCAGTTCAGAGTCCAGCTCCTCATCTGAGGATGAAGAACCTGCAAAAACCAAGGCAACTGCAAAGCCAGCTTCAAAAACTTCTACTCCTGCAGCAAAGGGTGTCAACGCAAAGGCTAAAGCAAAAAGCAGTTCGGAGTCTGGCTCCTCATCTGAGGATGAAGAACCTGCAAAAACCAAGGCACCTGCAAGTAAACCTTCCACCCCTGCCGCAAAGGCGGCAAAGGCGGCAACCCCGGCAAAGGCGGCAACCCCGGCAAAGGCGGCAACCCCAGCAAAGGCAGCAGCAGAAGAGAGTAGTTCTGGATGGGGCTCCACATCTGAAGATGAAGAGCCAGTCAAAGCAAAACCAGCTCCTGCTAAAGCTGCCACCCCAGCTTCAAAGGCTGCCACCCCGGTAGCAACAAAAAAGGCAGTGGCAAAGAGCAGCTCTGAGTCAGAGTCATCATCTGAGGAGGAAGAACCGGCTAAAGCTAAGCCAGCTACGAAGCCTGCGACTCCTGCTGCAAAGACAGCTGCTGCAGAAAGTAGTTCAGACGCTGACTCCTCATCTGAAGATGAGACTGTGAAAGCGAAGCCTGCGGCGGCTAAACCTACTGCCAAGCCTGCTGCCAAGCCTGCCACTCCCGCTGCCAAGCCCTCCACACCTGCTTCAAAGGTTGCCACCCCCGCAGCAGAAAGCAGTTCAGAGTCTGACTCTTCATCCGAAGAAGAGGACGAACCTCCGAAAGCCAAGCCAGCTGCAACCAAAGCCACCGCTCCCCCAGCAAAGGCTGCAGCAGCCCCTGCAGAGAGCAGTTCAGACAGCGGCGACTCTTCTGAAGAAGAAGCCGAAGCAAAGACCAAACCTGTGGCCAAGAAGGCAGCAGCGGTGGCTAAACCCGCAGCTCCAGCCAAGAAGGCCGAGGAGAGTAGCTCCGATTCGTCGGGCAGCTCAGACTCTGAGACGCAGATCAAGAACACCCCTGCCAAGGCTGCCGTCGCCAACGGCAAAGCTCCCAGAGCTGCGTCGGCTAAACCCGCTGAGTCATCATCCAGTGATAGCAGTTCAGAAGAAGAGGCCAGTGGGAAAAGTAAAACTTCTACACCCGCTGCACCAGCCAAGACCACTAAAGGTAAAGACAGCAGCAGCTCGGACAGCTCAGACGATGAAGAGGACGCGTCCGCAAAAGCTGCCACCACGCCTCAGACCAATGGTAAGTGAAGACTGATCTAAAAGTGTGGGCAAGATAACAATGGCAAAGTGAAATGaactttctttttcaattgatGCAGGCACTAATGGCTTGCAAAAGGATGACAATTCTTCAGAAACTAAAATGATGCATGCAAAGACTCCAACGTACAAAAAAGCAACCACCACCCCACAAACGTTTCCCAAAGCCAACAAGGTAGAGCAAcaacactcgcacacacatgaCACAACAAAGGTCCTAAAACCACTGACGTGTTTACAGTCCAAGGGTCCTTTCCGAAGAATACGGGAGGAAGAAGTCCCCGTGGACCCCCGCCTTGCTGACAACTCTTTTGAAGCTAGGGTAAGAAAGAACTACTGAAGTGTGAGCCGCTCCTGTGGCAGTTGCTGCTAATATGGCCATACTTCTCGTTTTCAGAAGGGTTCCAATTACGATTGGGGCCTGAGAGCAAATCAAACTCTCCGCTCAACCAAAGGCAAATCGTTCCGCCAcgaaaagacaaagaagaagagggGAAACTATCAGGGCGGCGCCATCAGCACCTCGGTCAACTCGATTAAGTTTGACAGCGACTGAAGAGTTTGCCCTCTCCCAATCTCATCTGAACTCTGCATCACCTGTGAGACGGGCATCCGAGACACTTGATACTTTGACACGTACCGTTTAGTTCGAAAGTAACACTTGAGGTTAGTCAAAGGCATGCTAATGACGCCTTATAGCCACAAGGTGGCTGAAGAAAGCCATCCTTCCCAACACAAAGGAAACCTGTATGGTTCAAGTTTTTCCCCATGTATGCATTGCAGCCATCCAATTGATGTTGCAGATTGATTGTACACATTTATCAATGTATAATGTGAACATTGGAGAGggtttgtactttgtagtgtttCTTGTGTCACCGAGGACATGTTTTATGGTctgtatttattgtgttttagtCCAATTAATCAAGTAGGATCTCatatattgtcatttttttatgggCCATTTTTCCTCGTAACAATTCAGCTTTTCATATTTCCTATTAATGGGTAGACATTTTAGTCACCTAACTCTTGTACTTAATTTGCTGGGTTtaactgtacttttttttgtctccaacCTTATTGTTAGTTCTAAAATTAACAATATTGTCAAGACCAGTACTGTAGTGGTGTATTTGCTTGCCACCAGGTAGCAGTCTCATTCAAATATTGCAAATAATTTCacttttgtgacatttcaagATTGTCTTATTTTCTCTGAACAATAAAGTGGAGTAAattgaaaacacaaatggtCTTTACCTCTTAAGAGATTTAGCTGTTAGCTGTTCTATCTGTATGCAGTTCATTAGAATGCTCTCGTCAAGTTATCCAAATCTTATACTGGTGCAAAATACTGAAACTTGTAAGATTTAGGGTGAATAGGTCAGAAACTAAAGATGGCTACATTTGCTTAGTTCCTTTATTCCTTGGGCTAGCCCTGATTTGAGGGTTTAACTCAATTGTGAAGATtccaataaaatgtaaaagtttGACATACATCTAACGGCAACAAATGCATGATATTGGCCACCTAATTGCAAACTACAGGACAGTATataaaacaatgcaaatgatcaATACAAACCTTTAATTTGCATAACATTCACCATATAAAGTGTTTCAGTGAGCAATATATACGTAATTTGAAATTACACACAAATATACCTTTAAGTGtgtcattacaaaaaaagagataaaTGGTAAAACAAGCTTGGGCGTAACTATGGTGATGCTAACAGACTTCATTTTCCACATCGGTCAAATAAGCCTCAATAGTCTTAACAAAAGGTCACATGCTGTCaacaaatacatatttatatattcccCATGATAAAAATGTGTATTGCATTGATGGCAACCCTTACAGGCACGTTCTCCATGCTTCATGACGCCCCTCATGGATACAGTCCTTGAAACTGTTCAACAAAATGTCTCTAATTACTCCCGCTTGTATACCACCTTTGGTCTCCATTATGTCTTTGGCATGGCAAAGTCCCAGGCGGTGTCCTGAGCACACTTCCACATGGCGCGCACCAATCGAGTGAAGCCCATGTCTTTGGGTTTCTCCAGCCCACGCATAAGTCGCTGCTTCATAATGGCGATGAACTCCTTATTACTGAGCTCGCCATTTCCTGGGGAAGAGTGGGCGCTTGAGAGGGAGAAGCGAAATAAAACGACCGCTTACCTACCATCACAGTCGAACAAGGCGAAGACCACGTCGCACACGTGATCTGACAACTCCACTTTGGCTACGGTGCGGGCCACCTGTTTCATGGTTACTGGCAGAAGGAGAACCACAGAGCAGGAAAGTCATTAGTGCAGAAGGATAACAGTGTGTGGTGGGCATGTAATTGGAAAGACACTGCGAGTCTCTGCCTTTGGACCAGAAGCAGCAGAGTGCCACTCACAGTCCGACAGATATGAAAATAAGAACGAACGGCTGATCGCATCTGTGTGTACTACTCAAAACTACTCTGACTAAGAGGATGACGAAGAAGACAGAACTCAAGGAGAAGTGTGAGGGGGAAAGAAAGCCCCAGGCAGACgatgaaatgttgaaaaactaTTTGATCTCATCCTCGATATTTTGGCTGCACCTCAAAAATGGAAGAGTGGAAAAGGTGAGTGTAAGAAAGTGATGCTGGGAAGAAAAGGCTTgccaagaaaataataaaaatgattccaTTCAAGGCGTTTTTGGCCACAACTCAGAGAGACTCCCTTATCCAGCTTTCGATACAGTCGTGCtctataaataataatgcatcATAATTTCTTGATTGGTTAATATCAGGATGAAGGAAATGAAATCAGCTCAAGTTATGAGGGGCCAAAATCAAAAAGGAAGGATGCTTTACCTTTATCTATGGACGCCCCAGCCATGTGGTAGAAACTCAGTGCCGTGTCCACATCATTGACATTCTTCAGGAAGGTGAAGAAATTCTCCACCTCCTCAAATGTGATGCCCTGCaccaagggggaaaaaaaaacaaggctcAAAATCAATgcgaaataaatgaaaagtgtACAATGTGTAACCAGTCATGACCGGGTCGCgtcaaaataacacaaaggTCATCTAAATTTTGCCGAAAGCTGCGAGCATGATGCCGTTGAGCTGTGTGACACAAATGGGCAGAGGCGTTGGGCACGCATGGATGAACAGTGTGCTGTGGAGTGCCCAACAGCTCCATATGCATAACACAACATGACTGCCACATTGGTTTATAAGATAATAAAACGTTTATGCGCGCACACAGCTCTACCTGTGCATCCTTAAACATCTTCTTCAATCCCTTCTGCATCTGCTTGAGTTTACGAGACTGAACGCCGCTGTAAGCCAGCAGCATCCCACCAAACTGTCTCTCGGAAATTCGACCATCCACTGGATCATTCCGCTCAAACTGGAGGTGAAAGCGCAGGAGAGACTGATGACAAGTGAGTGCACGTGAACAAAGAAATTTACAGGCTGCACGTGGCATGATGGGAAACGGTAAATTCTGGTGTCAGGCTTCAAGTTGAATCAAGCACTGGAGTGGAAcagttttgaatttgtgtgtttttcacaAAGTTCCGGCAAAGTGTGGACCTTGGCTATGTCAGGTCAATCCTGGCGATTTATATCTTGACAGCCTTTACCCTTTGCGCCCGAACGTGCTAACCTCTCACAATTCATACCTAAAAATCTCTGAATTgtgctgctttgttttttaaaccatCAGGTCAATGGTGTAATCAGATTACCTCCAGTTTAAGCACATCATGCTGCAGCTTCCTCTGAAACTCCAGGAAGCTTCCAATGGTGAGTTTTCCCTTCAAGTCTTCTCCAAAGAAATAGGTGGTGAGTGCCGAACTGCAGCCAGCTGTCTTTAGAGTGTTGCCTGTGGTGGAGCGATCGCGGTGTCTCATGCCCATGCTGGTTTGAGAGCGAATAATGCTCTGGACCTGGACATGGTGAATGGATAATGACAAATGGTAGATGTAACCTTGACACCACTTCCCAGACAAACCTGTTCAAACTCCTCCAGGTCTACTTCTCCATCACCGTTGAGATCAAACATCTTAAAAGCGATTTCAAAGTTCCTCTGGGGGGCTGAAGagcacagaaaacacacacaaatggattCTGAAATCAAAGTCCTACAGAAATGACAggactcttaaaaaaaaaataatccatccatccatcatctgagATCATGATATTTAAGAGACAGGCTTGGTGTTGATATTACAAACTGGGTCTTGGGtgaaaagaacaaatgtgGACTTACTGGACAGCACAGTGGTGAGGAAGATGTAGTCAGAGAAGGAGATGAGGCCACATTCTCCCAAAGTGTAAAATATGCTGTCTTCATCTGCAAACTTTTCCCTCTCTTGGGCTATCTTCTGCTCAAATCACACCaggcaaacaaagaaaaacatataagAAGAATGTATTTGATTAAGACCAGGCCTTATTAGCTTTCAGTGGTGTCTCTACACCCGCAACAAGCTACcctcaaagacaaaaaaataataataataattgacaGAACACAAGAGGACCAGTGTGCGTTAGACTGAATATGTTAGGATGATACAGTGCAATATCAGTCATGCAAGTGCTGCATACACATGAGGCTATACAGGCAGGTGAGGTCGGTGGTGACAAATACTCGGTAGTGGGTGGCTGTGCAAACTTTATACCGGAGGCCGTACTCACAGTGTGAAATTGACACAACAAGAGAGGAAACATCACAAGACagcagcacaaacaaacacactattgatAAAACATCTGAAACACAAACCAAACGGTATTATTACAAagaaatttcattttcatactctcacacatacacacattttttttttttcccctgttaGCATGTGTATAGTTACAGCCTTGCATGACAGTGTGAATTAATCGCATGCACACTGCACACTCGGTGAAGAAAAGGCTAAATAGACGCTTTCCCACTAGTGGATCGCTCCACTAAATAAGAGTGGACATATAGACGGCGCATGCCTTGGgaagggaaggggaggggaggaggaggagggggggggttcagGGGTGGTACACTAAGCCTTGGTGGAGTTACCTCCGTCTGTCAGAGGTCCATttcagaagaagaggaagaatgaGAAAGAATTGTTAGAGAACGGCATGGCCTCTGCTGTCTTAAGCAGGGTCTTGAACGATAGACACACATGTATGTATATTCATATCGTTTTTCttacacacaaagacaaatgcgcacacacacctacacaaaagtgtcaaactaaaatgaaaacaacgaTAATAAAAGAGCCCCAAAATACAAAAGATTTGTCATTTGGTAATGGCCAGTGGAGCttgagaataaaaaatattagagACTCACAAATGTTACTGTGCTACAGCAATATCATGTCGAATATACAGTGAAAcctcaaatcttttttttttttaattaaataaaaaaatagcatcaaAGAATGATTGATGAGATTCCACTTTGacaattttaaattgtattaatttgatggagatataaataaacaatcatTTTGAGGCATTGCCTCTTGGTAGGTAAGCAAAggctcaataaataaataaacaaaataaataaatgttggtTTTGGGCCACAACTACAACATCAAATgtatgattatttatttttggaggTGTTATgtagaaaaaataattcaggttaaaaaaaatttacaagAAATGACAGAGTCTGTATTTAGCGGTAATTGTCGCGGTATCTCAAATGACTGATCCACAAAAGACTGTAACCCTCATTATTAGTACTCAAGTTAATTAACAATGAACGCTTCATTTGACAGAGCCTGCCCACTGATTGGTGTCAACATTACAGCTGTCAGAGCAAATCTGAATATGCTCCGTTAATAAGTATCTGCGCtcagccattttgtgtttCTACCAATCTCTACGCATTAAACTAAGCGCATACGCCCGCAGGAAAATTATGAGAGCAACTGACTAGTCAAGGCACAAATACACTTGTGACAGAGCTGCTGACGATGCCGTCAAATGAATCACAACTTCCAGATGAGGTTGAGAGTTTGGTCAAGGCTAATCTTGTTTCCTAGCAGCCACATTTGAACTAACTTCTAAAGTCTGACAAATTTGAGGTCTTGTTTTGTACAGCCAGTAGCTTGCAAGCCAAGCGGCTCTTCCTTTCACATtaccgcactataaggcgcaccttcaatgaatgacccattttaaaactttgtccatatataaggcacaccggattataaggcgtaccttcaatgaatggcccattttaaaactttgtccatatataagatatatacatttggcccgcgggttggactttggacacacctgctgtagtggctcaatattggtccatatataaggcgcacctgattataaggcgcactgtcagcttttgagaaaattggaggtttttaggtgcgccttatagtgcggaaaatacggtactctaaTCCTTTCTAAGTACACGATTTGCTAAACGTGGTCTcaaatcaaacacacacaaaaagaatgaCTCTCTGAACTTCAGAATTAATCTGGATAAAAATGCTTGTGTGTAATATTTGGGACAAAATTACCATAGACTGCAATATGGTTGAATTTGTGGGTGTAGAGAACATTAACCATTTGTAGCTGGTCCTCAGACATAACAGGTAGATTGTGTTTATTCTATACAAGTGAAAAACTGATTCTGATGCTTCGCCAACACATTTTGGTTGCTGAGAAATGCCAAACCCTCAGAGGACCATGTGACCCAAAACCTCTTCTTGATCAGGAGAGCATATAGCAATGGAGAGAAAATTACAGCAAGTAAATCTCATGTGACATTCATCGAGAGACAAGCAAAACAGTGAAAACATGGAGGAACTGTTGAAATTAAGTCCAACCCGAGGCCTGCTGGAACTTCCTGTGAAATTGGTACAAGTGAACATAACAGCTCGGGTGattagaaatgaaatgaaacccATACACgcgcacatacacaaacacaatcccAATAATTGACGTACAACGTGGCTTTTCATTCAGAAGGCCACAGCATATAAGAAACAGTTTCAACCACTTATAAGGTACATAATTCCCATCTTGAGTGACTTTAAACCATGCTCTTCAGGCATCATGCAGTAGTGACATCTCAGCAATCCAAAGGATGAATTGGTGAAGGCTACCAAGCACATCAAGACAGCCTCAGTGCTAGCTAACGGGGGCCATTACTTGGGCCCCTGTGTTACCACCATGCGCAGAAAGAGGGCGCCACCACCAGCTGCTTTCTGAAGAAGACGCTGATAACAGGGCATGCTGAGGAAATGGGCATGAGAGCCAAACCAAAGCGTGTCATAACTCTtcgaaaagaaataaaaggagAGTGAGGAATTTATTTATAACGAACAAGAGAGGGAGCTTGAATGCAGGGGAACAGCCGTTTTATGATTTCGAAATCGGTGACACATTTGAAAGATTTGCAGTTGTGTCTTTCTTAAAAGTAGTCTACAATGGTTTCTCGTGAGGCTCACATTCTAGTTGCTCCTCCGTTCTGCTGCACAAGTGTTTAGGAATTCTAAGAGAAATAAAGTGGAAAGTTTACGTTTGAATAATTTAGTAAGGTTGGTATAGCAGACAGCTGCAAGCACCGGGTTTACACAAAGAGCACTGGGGAGATCTTTGATATAGTGGGCAACTCAATGAGTTTCTGTTAGTATAATGCTGAAACACGAGGCAATGACAAAAGCAGCAATGGGTTGTATGTCACCATCACTGACAGACACCCCTCTCATTACGCTTTAACTTGACTGATCTGCTCTGGGCCAAATAGAGTTTACGCAGATCATTTACTTCCATTTGGTAAGAGAGTCACATTCTCTTGTGTTTTCCAAAGACACTTAAGTGAACATCCCATCAATCGATTGCTTAAAATGAGCATAGATAGTAGTTTACCTTTAAAaattataacttttttttaaatatactcTTCTCCAAATGGATTC is a genomic window of Syngnathus acus chromosome 15, fSynAcu1.2, whole genome shotgun sequence containing:
- the nolc1 gene encoding nucleolar and coiled-body phosphoprotein 1 isoform X26; the encoded protein is MAEHKSVPSDLYKCVYSFLLENKFTKAAQQFVKNVKVSPQDPNEEPLLNIYDFWVKSPQARKRKGITDKTEAAGSVAKKAKASKESSSSEESSSEEDEASAKVQNSTAAKAAPVKAAATKPAAAKAASSSSKKSSKSEEKKTPAKAPVKPTAAASGTRKKDSSSSSEESDSEEEQATKAPSKPVSATKPKAPVPAIGAAKKKTESSSSEETSSEDEEPAKAPVKPAQVKTVAAATDSSSEDSSSEEEAPPSKKPKAGVYSAVPPPPTLQKAGAAAATKAKDDDSSDSSEEDDEKKVVAKPVPQKKTGPTKPALKKPAVTKESSSDSSDSSSDEEEPQKPPVKATPVKAAALKQTPAKKDDSSSEDSSSEDEAPAKPAAKPAAKPAAKPAAKPAAKPAAKPSTPAAAESSTDSSSEEEEAPKAKPVAAKAAVKVTTTAAAAESSSDSDYSSEDEEPAKAKPATAKPAKPASKTSTPVTRSKAKAKAKSSSESDSSSEDEEPAKTKAPASKPSTPVAKAATPAKAATPAKAAKAAKAATPAKAKAKSSSESSSSSEDEEPAKTKATAKPASKTSTPAAKGVNAKAKAKSSSESGSSSEDEEPAKTKAPASKPSTPAAKAATPAKAAAEESSSGWGSTSEDEEPVKAKPAPAKAATPASKAATPVATKKAVAKSSSESESSSEEEEPAKAKPATKPATPAAKTAAAESSSDADSSSEDETVKAKPAAAKPTAKPAAKPATPAAKPSTPASKVATPAAESSSESDSSSEEEDEPPKAKPAATKATAPPAKAAAAPAESSSDSGDSSEEEAEAKTKPVAKKAAAVAKPAAPAKKAEESSSDSSGSSDSETQIKNTPAKAAVANGKAPRAASAKPAESSSSDSSSEEEASGKSKTSTPAAPAKTTKGKDSSSSDSSDDEEDASAKAATTPQTNGTNGLQKDDNSSETKMMHAKTPTYKKATTTPQTFPKANKSKGPFRRIREEEVPVDPRLADNSFEARKGSNYDWGLRANQTLRSTKGKSFRHEKTKKKRGNYQGGAISTSVNSIKFDSD
- the nolc1 gene encoding nucleolar and coiled-body phosphoprotein 1 isoform X24, with amino-acid sequence MAEHKSVPSDLYKCVYSFLLENKFTKAAQQFVKNVKVSPQDPNEEPLLNIYDFWVKSPQARKRKGITDKTEAAGSVAKKAKASKESSSSEESSSEEDEASAKVQNSTAAKAAPVKAAATKPAAAKAASSSSKKSSKSEEKKTPAKAPVKPTAAASGTRKKDSSSSSEESDSEEEQATKAPSKPVSATKPKAPVPAIGAAKKKTESSSSEETSSEDEEPAKAPVKPAQVKTVAAATDSSSEDSSSEEEAPPSKKPKAGVYSAVPPPPTLQKAGAAAATKAKDDDSSDSSEEDDEKKVVAKPVPQKKTGPTKPALKKPAVTKESSSDSSDSSSDEEEPQKPPVKATPVKAAALKQTPAKKDDSSSEDSSSEDEAPAKPAAKPAAKPAAKPAAKPAAKPAAKPSTPAAAESSTDSSSEEEEAPKAKPVAAKAAVKVTTTAAAAESSSDSDYSSEDEEPAKAKPATAKPAKPASKTSTPVTRSKAKAKAKSSSESDSSSEDEEPAKTKAPASKPSTPVAKAATPAKAATPAKAAKAAKAATPAKAATPAKAKAKSSSESSSSSEDEEPAKTKATAKPASKTSTPAAKGVNAKAKAKSSSESGSSSEDEEPAKTKAPASKPSTPAAKAATPAKAAAEESSSGWGSTSEDEEPVKAKPAPAKAATPASKAATPVATKKAVAKSSSESESSSEEEEPAKAKPATKPATPAAKTAAAESSSDADSSSEDETVKAKPAAAKPTAKPAAKPATPAAKPSTPASKVATPAAESSSESDSSSEEEDEPPKAKPAATKATAPPAKAAAAPAESSSDSGDSSEEEAEAKTKPVAKKAAAVAKPAAPAKKAEESSSDSSGSSDSETQIKNTPAKAAVANGKAPRAASAKPAESSSSDSSSEEEASGKSKTSTPAAPAKTTKGKDSSSSDSSDDEEDASAKAATTPQTNGTNGLQKDDNSSETKMMHAKTPTYKKATTTPQTFPKANKSKGPFRRIREEEVPVDPRLADNSFEARKGSNYDWGLRANQTLRSTKGKSFRHEKTKKKRGNYQGGAISTSVNSIKFDSD